A single Drechmeria coniospora strain ARSEF 6962 chromosome 03, whole genome shotgun sequence DNA region contains:
- a CDS encoding mercuric reductase yields MSDARHYDVVVIGSGQGGTPLSVAFAQAKHKTALVERSHLGGCCVNEGCTPTKTMIASGRVAHLARRGPDYGVHVGGSAHVNDVHVVMEKVRQRKRDIVDSFRAGSERRLREAGVEWIKGSACFRDERTLTVRGADGGAPETTLTADRIFICAGESPATPDVAGFDAASFAPATILDSTSIQELAVVPSHLVVVGGGYVGLEFGQLFRRLGSAVTILQRAGQLLPREDADVAEAMLRVLREDGVDVRLKTTVTALRPTGDADAATAIAATVSTSGAEGPKPELLASHVLFAAGRVPNTKALNLAAAGIETTARGHVVVDSQLRTSNARVWALGDVKGAPAFTHVSYDDFRLLRANLLEKGSHPAPLTTVDRVLPYVVYTDPQLGHVGLHEREARAKLPGRKIQVARMPMSYVARALETDETRGLMKAIVDAESQEILGFTCFGLEGGEIMSVVQMAMVGGVKWTALRDAMWAHPTLAESLNNLWGFLK; encoded by the coding sequence ggtcccacctcggcggctgctgcgtcAACGAGGGCTGCACGCCGACCAAGACGATGATCGCCTCCGGCCGCGTCGCCCACCTCGCCCGTCGCGGGCCCGACTACGGcgtccacgtcggcggcagcgcccACGTCAACGACGTCCACGTCGTCATGGAAAAGGTTAGGCAGCGGAAGCGGGACATTGTCGACAGCTTCCGCGCCGGCAGCGAGCGTAGGctgcgcgaggccggcgtcgagtgGATCAAGGGGTCGGCCTGCTTCCGCGACGAGAGGACGCTGACGGTGcggggcgccgacggcggggcgCCCGAGACGACGCTCACGGCCGATCGCATCTTCATCTGCGCCGGCGAGAGCCCCGCGAcccccgacgtcgccggcttcgacgccgcctcgTTCGCGCCCGCCACCATTCTCGACTCGACGTCGATCcaggagctcgccgtcgttccctcgcacctcgtcgtcgtcggcggcggctacGTCGGCCTCGAATTCGGCCAGCTGTTCCGTCGCCTCGGTTCCGCCGTCACCATCCTCCAGCGCGCCGGGCAGCTGCTGCCGCGGGAGGACGCCGATGTCGCCGAGGCGATGCTGCGCGTGCTGcgcgaggatggcgtcgacgtgcgCCTCAAGACGACGGTCACGGCCCTGCGACCGACGGGCGATGCGgacgccgccacggccatTGCCGCCACCGTCTCCACCTCGGGTGCCGAGGGCCCCAAGCCAGAGCTGCTCGCCTCGCAcgtcctcttcgccgccggccgcgttCCGAACACAAAGGCGCTGaacttggccgccgccggcatcgagacgacggcgcgcggccacgtcgtcgtcgactcgcaGCTGCGCACGTCCAACGCGCGCGTCTgggccctcggcgacgtcaaAGGCGCACCCGCCTTCACCCACGTCTCGTACGACGACTTCCGCCTGCTGCGCGCCAACCTGCTCGAGAAGGGCTCGCACCCGGCGCCGCTCACGACGGTCGACAGGGTGCTCCCCTACGTCGTCTACACGGACCCGCAGCTAGGCCACGTCGGTCTGCACGAGCGCGAAGCCCGCGCGAAGCTGCCCGGCCGCAAGATCCAGGTGGCCAGGATGCCCATGTCGTACGTCGCCCGGGCcctcgagacggacgagacgcGCGGGTTGATGAAGGCCAttgtcgatgccgagtcGCAGGAGATCCTCGGCTTCACCTgcttcggcctcgagggcggcgagatCATGAGCGTCGTGCAgatggccatggtcggcggcgtcaagTGGACGGCTCTGCGGGACGCCATGTGGGCGCATCCCACCCTGGCCGAGAGCCTGAATAACCTTTGGGGCTTCTTGAAATAG